From a single Camelus bactrianus isolate YW-2024 breed Bactrian camel chromosome 11, ASM4877302v1, whole genome shotgun sequence genomic region:
- the LOC105075385 gene encoding large ribosomal subunit protein eL43-like → MEELSGFRLICAYMAKRTKKVGIVGKYGTCYGASLQKMVKKIVISQHAKYTCSFCSKTKMKRRAVGIWHCGSCMKTVAGGAWTYNTTSAITLKSAIRRLKELKDH, encoded by the coding sequence ATGGAAGAGCTCTCTGGGTTCAGACTTATTTGCGCCTACATGGCCAAACGCACCAAGAAGGTCGGAATCGTCGGTAAATATGGGACCTGTTATGGTGCCTCCCTCCAGAAAATGGTGAAGAAAATTGTAATCAGCCAGCACGCCAAGTACACTTGCTCCTTCTGCAGCAAAACTAAGATGAAGAGACGAGCCGTGGGCATCTGGCACTGTGGTTCCTGCATGAAAACGGTAGCTGGTGGTGCCTGGACCTACAACACCACTTCTGCCATCACATTGAAGTCTGCCATCAGAAGACTGAAGGAATTGAAGGACCATTAG